One Panthera leo isolate Ple1 chromosome B1, P.leo_Ple1_pat1.1, whole genome shotgun sequence DNA window includes the following coding sequences:
- the FGB gene encoding fibrinogen beta chain yields the protein MKNLILLLLCAFIIKSQAIDYYDEGEEDRAVGFVDARGHRPLDKKREEAPSLRPVPPPVSGGGYRARPAKTVASQKKIERKAPDAGGCLHADPDLGVLCPTGCQLQDTLVKQERPIRKSIEELNNNVESVSQSSSSTFQYITLLKDMWKNRQKQIKENENAINEYSSELEKHRLYIDETVNSNIPINLRVLRSILENLRSKIQKLESDVSAQMEYCRTPCTVSCNIPVVSGKECEEIIRNGGETSEMYLIQPHSSITPYRVYCDMTTENGGWTVIQNRQDGSVDFGRKWDPYKQGFGNIATNADGKKYCGVPGEYWLGNDKISQLTNMGPTELLIEMEDWKGDKVKALYGGFTVQNEANKYQLSVNKYKGTAGNALIEGASQLVGENQTMTIHNSMYFSTYDRDNDGWITADPKKQCSKEDGGGWWYNRCHAANPNGRYYWGGHYSWDMAKHGTDDGVVWMNWKGSWYSMKKMSMKIRPFFPQQ from the exons ATGAAGAATCTAATACTGCTACTACTGTGTGCTTTTATTATTAAGTCACAAGCTATTGATTACTATGATGAG GGAGAAGAAGACAGAGCTGTG GGTTTTGTGGATGCCCGTGGTCATCGGCCCCTCGacaagaagagggaagaggctCCCAGCCTGAGACCTGTCCCACCACCCGTTAGTGGAGGTGGCTATCGGGCTCGACCAGCCAAAACAGTGGCCagccaaaagaaaatagaaagaaaagccCCTGATGCTGGGGGCTGTCTTCATGCTGACCCAGACCTG GGAGTGTTGTGTCCTACAGGATGTCAGTTGCAAGATACTTTGGTAAAACAGGAAAGACCAATCAGAAAAAGTATAGAGGAGTTAAATAATAATGTGGAGTCTGTGTCCCAGTCCTCTTCTAGCACCTTTCAGTATATAACACTGCTAAAAGACATGTGGAAAAACAGgcagaaacaaataaaag aaaatgaaaatgcaataaaTGAGTACTCCTCAGAGCTGGAAAAGCACCGACTGTATATAGACGAGACTGTGAACAGCAATATCCCAATCAACCTTCGTGTGCTCCGTTCAATCCTGGAAAACTTGagaagcaaaatacaaaaattagaaTCGGATGTCTCAGCTCAGATGGAATACTGCCGCACCCCATGCACAGTCAGTTGCAATATTCCTGTGGTGTCTGGCAAAG AATGTGAGGAAATCATCAGGAACGGAGGTGAAACATCTGAAATGTATCTCATTCAGCCTCACAGTTCTATCACACCATACAGAGTATACTGTGACATGACCACAGAGAATGGAG GATGGACAGTAATTCAGAATCGTCAAGATGGTAGTGTTGACTTTGGCAGGAAATGGGATCCATATAAACAAGGATTTGGAAATATTGCAACTAATGCAGATGGGAAAAAATACTGTGGTGTACCAG GTGAGTATTGGCTCGGAAATGATAAAATTAGCCAGCTTACCAACATGGGTCCCACAGAACTTTTGATTGAAATGGAGGACTGGAAAGGAGATAAGGTGAAGGCACTCTATGGAGGATTCACCGTACAGAACGAGGCCAACAAATACCAGCTCTCAGTGAACAAATATAAGGGAACAGCTGGCAATGCCCTCATAGAAGGAGCCTCTCAACTGGTGGGAGAGAACCAGACCATGACCATTCACAACAGCATGTACTTCAGCACGTACGACAGGGACAATGATGGCTG gATAACTGCAGATCCCAAAAAACAGTGTTCTAAAGAGGATGGTGGCGGATGGTGGTATAATAGATGCCACGCAGCCAATCCAAATGGCCGATATTACTGGGGTGGACATTACAGCTGGGACATGGCGAAACACGGCACAGATGATGGAGTTGTATGGATGAACTGGAAGGGGTCCTGGTATTCAATGAAGAAGATGTCTATGAAGATCAGACCCTTCTTCCCACAGCAATAA